From a region of the Vanessa atalanta chromosome 13, ilVanAtal1.2, whole genome shotgun sequence genome:
- the LOC125068523 gene encoding bombyxin A-1 homolog, with protein sequence MKTQTVFVLFAFLCVVIMVTSQDFGEVYCGRRLATALALLCDNNLIKRSEPHHSNTRADFSWPWIEAHRAHSMGRKKRQVAAECCDKPCTINELLSYCGN encoded by the coding sequence ATGAAAACACAAACTGTATTCGTTCTCTTCGCATTTTTATGTGTGGTAATAATGGTCACTTCGCAAGACTTCGGAGAAGTTTACTGTGGACGACGACTCGCAACCGCTTTGGCTCTCCTCTGCGACAATAACTTGATCAAGAGATCTGAACCGCATCACAGTAACACGCGGGCGGACTTCAGCTGGCCGTGGATAGAAGCGCACAGAGCTCACAGCATGGGCAGGAAGAAGAGGCAGGTGGCCGCGGAGTGCTGTGACAAACCTTGCACCATCAACGAACTGCTATCCTACTGTGGCAACTGA